From Andrena cerasifolii isolate SP2316 chromosome 12, iyAndCera1_principal, whole genome shotgun sequence, a single genomic window includes:
- the Enok gene encoding histone acetyltransferase enoki mushroom isoform X1 — MDEPESAETWSTWFLDAIRKIRSQKQRPSVERICHAIRQHHNFHEEEIAEHLEVAVKRGDVLKIFNKGQSSYKDPGGLQSKPLKVGKGSDLSKVLGKAVRELGEREGSTLKTIEKYIRQSHTVEEEAEGDLRTALRLSAKRAVDRGLVIQDGRLFRQPDRPPYLKKLGDNVHASPPEPPVPKLPAPLPICRECLGATIAGNNNNTNTKRNATEKLSRCSVCGAALHNSCAPPELSVLVDRGITWSCDDCSPTCAGCQLERESQNYLVKCAGCVKCYHPTCLDPALDKKNKAPWRCRHCQTAHTPVSKDDSKKSKTQDAGSPDDTPTSARKRLSKLRENRKSTVSRKSLTIATPGKKGGAGVAQVDSSSDGNAGVVSPRQPPLIPSPLPQPPAPLAGQGRLLEEKNDRISKEKQKFFRLSAFNAEHNKLKRVGGGDKSKSSQSVSPRLTRGNASQKKPAPGKKVPPVSSSSSSSSSDGSDSDSSDSSDTSDDDDDNDNDDDDDDDEDEEDEEGNSSSESSDSSSSEDGQEGREVESPKPRGPFSCDLSEDKPWGFAAAAAAAKLNVESPFFSNINNTFGAPLPKLDVGGTPTFGLHIQPAANATMDSKKKQKSERNTPTTAGAFASMDNKTKPGAGQLKGLFDGLSHFFSVPTNSRARSGVPAPNYAPDRRKRPNTEDTGKPSKLPRGSQSNKRDESPATGKSKDKKRIEPREEPPRIPRPGIFTPSDESLFVAGALNEKLPKMTPSNLVKTAVNSKRHEHERRKLMKDDTSLVKCAATDALSASSSPLSTRHDQYPRKRNTTAEPTQTRHPVPAISKSGLCSDSVKSNPSLKSTPRACTSATTTNTTTTPRATPCSTRKEEPILPQTLPPGVTQRDVDLFKEARDKAARLTVANGDAEEAVAVSPGHTYAGSGVRNPAAIVFGRYEVETWYSSPFPQEYARLPKLFFCEFCLKYTKSRAVLDRHMDKCQWRHPPATEIYRCNGLSVFEIDGNVNKIYCQNLCLLAKLFLDHKTLYYDVEPFLFYAVTKNDRYGCHLVGYFSKEKHCPAQRYNVSCIMTLPQYQRQGFGRFLIEFSYLLSKVEGIPGTPEKPLSDLGRVSYHSFWKSVVLEHLDAHRDSTEIKLGDITKETGVSAHDVATAMQLLGFIRSVHLPGEGNSKVAVVVDWSKVDAHMAKVRKSSRIKLDPDCLRWIPLLTQIPNPYQSTEESGDNSSESSPVVDPKQVPAIVEKIQKVKIKKKPRGRRVGQRRSSPSKQKSPQKAAVQKDVSKEAKDAKETKELKSPKETKESKESKVPDKEARGAAVAETAKEPMEVEAKSVTVTPRNSRSLATAKNANSMSSTKVTPVPTVTTTMSRRRIRTPKILAESVTTPLRKRKHSEKTEPEEKEEKTEVSSRKRTRESLREKEKEKEREKEKEKEKEREKPKEKEKEKTKEKDSSKDKNGTEDTEKTSLKAAAATPSAASQKPAKKQCKVDDILLKVTSRQTKYLQAKQAKEKKATEEAQCNGKEETKDTKDAKTSPMSRRGRAKAEKEALKMPQLKPETPTKDRAESPVIPPPPLSPSPDSEKTGTPVSKEPPVPELATTKEDVVETSKHDSVVVEDPGPTIPPETETASASPGEYEGGDEDEGEEEVPAPRPKSVTQHSSSVEKDSTEQPEKTEDEAPEKEPDEEVEKSLPQKVESESQVVEEQTEVSKECDKESVSEKAVCSPETSKLVPEVPSPKEEESEKLVAITQDKDSPKEETISERITLKDSKEELTRPKIEASPAAPIEKKESLSVVSNIASPDPEPLTEPQEKALPMIEQPETMHLQTQPEELKQNSPESGKTTPHLDNPGSVKRTPPSQPDLPSMGVYTPDSTTNSVHSLHYGQCDLDVSQLGLESPTSIASDLASQNSVERPPSALPSMPPSVTAPISVPMQIPTPASSVTVNISSQVQYADCSMPQHTPPAHVSIHPMHQPHTPQPLQQPRTPQSHTPQSIPTQSPQPLPQSHTPQPLPQSHTPQPLPQSHTPQSIPTQSPQPMPQSHTPQPLPQSHTPQPMQLSLGQQTQGPNMTHSQSQPQPQQQSAHPQQQQQQHPQQQPQTQSHSNKRASGSQTTHRSRSAQQSSRSHRTTPPTPHTQASSQHTTSHSSHTSHTTVAHTSHVPPQYQQSSSMSVPPVPHPHSHTHAAHSHNMAVISQGNYMAVASQTFPTQNTYVIQHRSSRSGAPTPCTTATNFYIQTSAMPPHSHTPAPSLSASGNHQTTNSCSLAKLQQLTNGLEMIPPTPSPAMNLTPPPPIPHTMTPPQTSRQLPTPPQVPLGYAKNYYNTVSPGTPGPPSRSTSRSSANANMASLTQPYPSESLYRQTLDPGSTCPQMQSAASRVSPNVALNTNLMAQYGYRVAQPATGYMNQAAQLGGFMNQASQLPVGVVNVPAPYPQDPHQQNPAAVYTTYHGYINGGLMQPLNSSMRPR; from the exons ATGGACGAGCCGGAGTCCGCGGAGACGTGGTCGACCTGGTTCCTGGACGCGATCCGCAAGATCCGCAGCCAGAAGCAGAGGCCAAGCGTCGAGCGGATATGCCACGCGATCCGCCAGCACCACAACTTCCACGAGGAGGAGATCGCCGAGCACCTGGAGGTGGCCGTGAAGCGCGGCGACGTGCTCAAGATCTTCAACAAGGGACAGTCCTCGTACAAGGACCCGGGCGGCTTGCAGTCGAAGCCGCTGAAGGTCGGCAAAGGCTCCGATCTCAGCAAGGTACTGGGCAAGGCCGTCAGAGAGCTGGGCGAGAGGGAGGGCTCGACCCTCAAGACCATCGAGAAGTACATCAGGCAGAGCCACACGGTGGAAGAGGAAGCCGAGGGCGATCTGAGGACCGCGCTCAGGCTATCCGCGAAAAGGGCGGTCGATCGAGGCCTGGTGATCCAGGATGGCAGGCTCTTCCGGCAACCGGACAGACCGCCCTATCTCAAGAAACTTGGGGATAATGTTCACGCCTCCCCGCCGGAGCCACCCGTGCCCAAG CTGCCGGCTCCGCTGCCGATATGCAGGGAGTGCCTCGGCGCTACGATAGCCGGGAACAACAACAACACCAACACGAAGCGGAACGCCACGGAGAAGCTGAGCAGGTGTAGCGTCTGCGGCGCTGCGCTCCACAACTCGTGCGCGCCCCCGGAGCTCTCTGTCCTCGTCGACAGAGGCATCACGTGGTCCTGCGACGATTGCTCGCCGACCTGCGCCGGCTGCCAGTTGGAACGCGAGTCGCAGAACTATCTGGTGAAGTGCGCCGGCTGCGTCAAGTGTTACCATCCCACCTGCCTCGATCCCGCGctcgacaaaaagaacaaagcACCCTGGAGGTGTCGGCACTGTCAGACGGCGCACACGCCAGTGTCCAAGGACGACAGTAAAAAGAGCAAGACGCAGGACGCTGGCTCACCGGACGACACGCCGACCAGCGCGAGGAAGAGACTCAGCAAGTTGCGCGAGAATAGAAA ATCTACTGTATCCAGGAAGAGCTTGACGATTGCAACTCCGGGGAAAAAAGGCGGCGCAGGAGTGGCACAGGTGGACAGCAGCTCGGACGGTAATGCGGGTGTTGTCTCCCCTCGTCAACCACCTTTAATTCCCTCTCCTTTACCACAACCCCCCGCCCCACTCGCAGGCCAGGGTAGGCTACTCGAAGAAAAGAACGACCGGATCTCGAAAGAAAAGCAAAAGTTCTTTAGGCTGAGCGCGTTTAACGCCGAGCACAATAAGCTGAAGCGGGTGGGGGGCGGTGATAAGTCTAAGTCCTCGCAGAGCGTTAGTCCTAGGTTGACTCGGGGTAACGCGAGCCAGAAGAAGCCGGCGCCGGGTAAAAAGGTGCCGCCAGTGTCTAGTAGCAGCAGTAGCAGTAGTAGCGACGGGTCCGATAGCGATTCCTCGGATAGCAGCGACActagcgacgacgacgacgacaacgacaacgacgacgacgatgacgacgacgaggacgaggaggacgaggagggtaACAGTTCTAGCGAGTCTAGCGACTCGTCCTCGTCGGAGGACGGTCAGGAGGGGCGCGAGGTCGAGTCCCCGAAGCCGAGGGGTCCGTTCTCTTGCGATCTCAGCGAGGACAAGCCTTGGGGCTTCGCCGCGGCCGCAGCCGCCGCCAAGCTCAACGTGGAGTCGCCCTTTTTTAGTAATATTAACAACACCTTTGGTGCTCCGTTGCCCAAGCTCGACGTAGGCGGCACGCCGACCTTCGGCCTGCACATACAACCGGCAGCCAACGCCACCATGGACAGCAAGAAGAAGCAAAAGAGCGAGCGAAACACGCCTACCACTGCCGGCGCATTCGCCAGCATGGACAACAAGACCAAACCGGGTGCCGGCCAGCTGAAAGGCCTGTTCGACGGTTTGAGCCACTTCTTTTCAGTGCCGACGAACAGTAGAGCGAGGTCCGGGGTGCCGGCGCCCAATTACGCGCCCGACAGAAGAAAACGGCCTAATACCGAGGACACGGGCAAGCCTAGCAAGCTCCCGAGAGGGTCGCAGAGTAACAAACGGGACGAATCACCCGCCACCGGTAAATCCAAGGATAAAAAGAGAATAGAGCCGCGCGAGGAGCCGCCGAGAATACCCAGGCCGGGGATTTTCACGCCCTCCGACGAGAGCCTGTTCGTCGCCGGCGCTCTGAACGAGAAGCTGCCGAAAATGACACCGTCGAACCTGGTGAAAACCGCGGTGAACAGCAAAAGGCACGAGCACGAGAGAAGGAAACTGATGAAAGACGACACGTCGCTGGTGAAGTGCGCGGCCACCGACGCGTTGTcggcgtcgtcctcgccgttgtCCACCAGGCACGATCAGTACCCGCGAAAGAGAAACACAACCGCGGAACCGACTCAGACACGCCACCCTGTGCCCGCTATTTCGAAGTCCGGCCTGTGCTCCGATTCCGTGAAATCAAATCCTAGCCTAAAGTCCACTCCACGAGCCTGTACTAGCGCCACCACCACCAACACCACCACGACACCCCGCGCGACACCCTGCTCCACCAGGAAGG AAGAACCGATTCTTCCTCAGACCTTGCCACCGGGTGTCACGCAAAGGGATGTCGATCTGTTTAAGGAGGCCCGGGACAAAGCGGCTCGGCTAACCGTCGCGAACGGCGACGCTGAAGAGGCCGTGGCCGTGAGTCCCGGCCACACATACGCAGGCAGTGGGGTGCGGAACCCCGCGGCGATTGTATTCGGCCGTTACGAGGTCGAGACGTGGTATTCCAGCCCGTTCCCCCAGGAGTACGCAAGATTACCAAAACTGTTCTTCTGCGAGTTTTGCCTGAAGTACACGAAGAGTCGAGCTGTACTGGACAGGCACATGGACAAGTGCCAGTGGAGGCATCCACCGGCCACCGAGATATACAGGTGTAATGGACTGTCCGTTTTCGAG ATTGACGGCAACGTGAACAAGATTTACTGTCAGAACTTGTGTCTGCTGGCGAAACTGTTCTTGGACCACAAGACCCTGTACTACGACGTGGAGCCGTTTCTCTTTTACGCGGTGACGAAGAACGACAGGTACGGTTGCCATTTGGTCGGCTACTTCAGCAAGGAGAAGCACTGTCCCGCGCAGAGGTACAACGTGTCTTGTATCATGACTCTACCCCAATATCAAAGACAAGGATTCGGGAGGTTTCTCATCGAGTTCAGTTACCTGCTGTCGAAAGTCGAGGGCATACCCGGCACACCGGAGAAGCCTCTGTCCGATCTTGGTCGAGTGTCGTACCACTCGTTCTGGAAGAGCGTTGTGCTCGAGCATCTGGACGCTCACAGGGACTCCACCGAGATCAAACTGGGGGACATCACGAAAGAGACCGGTGTGTCGGCGCACGACGTCGCGACTGCTATGCAGCTGTTGGGATTCATCAGGTCGGTCCATTTGCCCGGCGAAGGGAACTCTAAAGTGGCTGTGGTAGTCGATTGGAGCAAGGTAGACGCCCACATGGCGAAAGTGCGAAAGAGTTCCCGCATCAAGCTGGACCCCGACTGCCTCAGATGGATCCCTCTGCTCACGCAGATCCCCAATCCTTACCAGAGCACCGAGGAAAGCGGCGACAACAGCTCCGAGTCCTCTCCCGTGGTGGACCCTAAGCAGGTACCCGCGATAGTTGAGAAGATCCAGAAGGTGAAGATCAAGAAGAAGCCCAGAGGGAGGAGAGTGGGGCAGAGGAGGTCGTCGCCGTCGAAGCAGAAGAGTCCGCAGAAAGCCGCTGTGCAGAAGGACGTTTCTAAGGAGGCGAAAGACGCGAAGGAGACGAAAGAGCTGAAATCGCCAAAAGAAACGAAGGAATCGAAGGAGAGCAAGGTGCCTGACAAGGAGGCTCGCGGTGCCGCTGTTGCTGAAACCGCCAAGGAACCGATGGAGGTGGAGGCAAAGAGCGTGACGGTGACTCCGAGGAATTCTCGGTCGTTGGCTACCGCGAAGAACGCGAACTCGATGAGTTCGACGAAAGTGACGCCCGTGCCGACGGTGACGACGACCATGTCGAGGCGAAGGATCAGGACGCCGAAGATTCTGGCCGAATCGGTAACGACGCCGTTGCGAAAACGAAAACATTCCGAAAAGACTGAAcccgaggagaaggaggagaagacgGAGGTTAGTTCTAGGAAGAGGACTCGTGAGTCgttgagagagaaagagaaggagaaggaacgggagaaggaaaaggagaaggagaaggagagggagaagccgaaggagaaggagaaagagaaaacgAAGGAGAAGGACTCTTCTAAAGACAAGAACGGCACTGAGGACACGGAGAAGACGTCCCTCAAAGCAGCGGCGGCTACTCCATCGGCTGCGTCCCAGAAACCTGCGAAGAAACAGTGTAAAGTGGACGACATCCTGCTGAAGGTGACCAGTCGGCAGACTAAGTACTTGCAGGCTAAACAGGCGAAGGAGAAGAAGGCGACGGAAGAGGCCCAGTGTAACGGTAAAGAGGAAACGAAGGATACGAAGGATGCGAAGACCTCGCCGATGTCCAGACGTGGAAGAGCGAAAGCGGAGAAGGAAGCTCTGAAGATGCCTCAGTTGAAACCGGAAACTCCTACGAAAGATAGAGCCGAAAGCCCTGTGATACCACCTCCTCCCTTGTCTCCGTCGCCCGACTCCGAAAAGACTGGAACTCCGGTGAGCAAAGAGCCCCCCGTTCCGGAGTTAGCTACCACCAAAGAGGATGTCGTGGAAACGAGTAAACACGACAGCGTGGTGGTGGAGGACCCCGGACCAACCATCCCACCGGAAACGGAGACAGCGTCCGCGAGTCCAGGCGAGTACGAAGGAGGAGACGAGGACGAAGGGGAGGAAGAAGTACCTGCACCGAGGCCGAAATCTGTGACGCAGCATTCGAGTAGCGTGGAGAAAGACTCGACCGAGCAACCCGAGAAGACGGAGGACGAAGCGCCAGAGAAGGAACCCGATGAAGAAGTGGAGAAATCCCTGCCGCAGAAAGTAGAGTCGGAATCGCAGGTGGTGGAAGAGCAAACCGAGGTGtcgaaagaatgtgataaaGAGTCGGTGAGCGAAAAAGCGGTTTGTAGCCCGGAAACGTCGAAACTGGTACCTGAAGTTCCCTCGCCTAAGGAGGAAGAAAGCGAGAAGTTGGTAGCTATTACTCAGGATAAAGATAGCCCTAAGGAAGAGACGATTTCCGAGAGGATAACGCTGAAGGATTCGAAGGAGGAGTTGACACGGCCAAAGATAGAAGCTTCTCCCGCGGCTCCCATAGAAAAGAAGGAATCGTTGTCCGTCGTTTCGAATATCGCGTCGCCCGACCCCGAGCCACTCACCGAGCCGCAAGAGAAAGCTCTGCCCATGATCGAGCAGCCGGAGACTATGCATCTACAAACCCAGCCGGAAGAGCTGAAGCAGAACTCTCCCGAGAGTGGCAAGACCACGCCACATTTGGACAATCCCGGCTCGGTGAAACGGACACCTCCTTCGCAACCGGATCTACCATCTATGGGAGTTTATACGCCCGACTCTACCACTAATTCCGTGCATTCGTTGCATTACGGTCAATGCGATCTGGACGTTAGTCAATTGGGACTGGAGTCTCCTACGTCGATAGCCAGTGATCTTGCATCGCAGAACAGCGTCGAGAGGCCGCCCAGTGCCCTGCCCTCGATGCCACCGTCGGTTACCGCTCCCATCTCCGTTCCCATGCAAATACCCACGCCGGCTTCCTCCGTCACTGTAAATATATCGTCACAGGTGCAGTACGCCGACTGTTCCATGCCTCAACATACTCCTCCGGCGCACGTGAGCATCCACCCGATGCATCAGCCTCATACGCCGCAGCCGCTTCAGCAGCCTCGGACACCGCAGTCGCATACTCCACAGAGTATACCGACGCAGAGCCCGCAGCCTCTTCCGCAGAGTCACACACCACAACCGTTGCCACAGTCTCATACGCCTCAGCCTCTTCCTCAGTCTCACACACCGCAAAGTATACCGACCCAGAGTCCGCAGCCGATGCCCCAGAGTCACACACCGCAACCGTTGCCCCAGTCTCACACGCCGCAACCGATGCAGCTCTCCCTGGGCCAGCAAACTCAAGGTCCAAATATGACGCATAGTCAGTCTCAGCCGCAGCCCCAGCAGCAATCGGCGCATccgcaacagcaacaacagcaacaccCGCAGCAGCAGCCTCAAACGCAGTCTCATAGTAACAAGAGAGCCAGCGGTTCGCAGACCACTCATAGGTCGAGATCGGCGCAACAGAGCAGCAGATCCCACAGGACCACGCCGCCTACTCCGCACACCCAGGCCTCTTCTCAACACACAACCTCTCACAGCAGCCACACCAGCCATACCACCGTGGCGCACACGTCGCACGTGCCGCCGCAGTATCAGCAGTCCTCGTCGATGAGCGTGCCGCCCGTGCCACATCCGCATTCTCACACGCACGCCGCTCACTCGCACAACATGGCCGTTATCTCGCAAGGGAACTATATGGCCGTAGCCTCGCAAACCTTCCCCACGCAGAACACGTACGTGATCCAGCATCGAAGCAGCAGATCCGGTGCACCCACGCCCTGCACCACAGCAACCAACTTCTACATTCAGACGAGCGCGATGCCCCCGCACTCGCACACGCCCGCGCCCTCGCTGTCGGCCTCCGGCAACCATCAGACCACCAACTCCTGCAGCCTAGCGAAATTGCAACAATTGACGAACGGCTTGGAGATGATACCACCCACGCCCTCGCCAGCGATGAATCTGACGCCTCCGCCCCCGATCCCGCATACCATGACGCCGCCGCAAACTTCGAGACAGTTGCCCACGCCGCCTCAAGTACCCCTCGGCTACGCCAAGAATTATTACAACACGGTCTCCCCCGGTACGCCTGGACCGCCCAGTAGATCGACCTCGAGGTCCTCGGCGAACGCCAACATGGCGTCCCTGACACAGCCGTACCCGAGCGAGAGCCTCTACAGGCAAACCCTAGACCCTGGAAGTACCTGTCCCCAGATGCAAAGCGCTGCTAGTAGGGTCAGCCCGAACGTGGCGTTGAACACGAATCTCATGGCCCAGTATGGCTACCGGGTGGCACAACCTGCCACCGGCTACATGAACCAGGCGGCTCAACTCGGTGGCTTCATGAACCAAGCCAGCCAGCTCCCGGTCGGAGTGGTTAACGTACCTGCGCCGTATCCTCAGGATCCTCATCAACAGAATCCAGCGGCGGTGTACACGACGTATCACGGTTACATTAACGGAGGCCTTATGCAGCCCCTGAATAGTTCGATGAGGCCACGCTAG